In a genomic window of Micromonospora cremea:
- a CDS encoding PP2C family protein-serine/threonine phosphatase, whose protein sequence is MTLTLRYAAHSDRGLIRDGNQDSVYAGPRLLAVADGMGGMAAGDVASNIVIGAMAPLDEDVPGDALVDALRSAVGTANQQLRDTVDANPQLEGMGTTLTATLFSGSKLGMVHIGDSRAYLLRKGEFAQITKDDTYVQMLVDEGRISAEEASSHPQRSLLTRALDGRDIDPEYSVRQVLPGDRYLICSDGLSGVVSAETIGETLREYTDPQQCVERLVQLALRGGGPDNITVIIADATDQDIVEATPIVGGAAARDRGMATSADVSTPAARASALSAPRPAAPEEPAPADDEQERPKRRPVRATAMALALLVILGGGLFAGWTYTQRQYYVGATEEGQVAVFRGIQGQVAGMDLSTVHRTSGTRLDDLTVAAQDTVKVGIRAKSEPDAERQLAELTSDTPSNPNLKPLCPPDPTAVVGGTPTPAPTPTPTPIATTPAPNGSPSAKASVTPSGVVSASPTTVATAAVGATGPTTTPDATPSDSTTPGLDPAGCRSPE, encoded by the coding sequence ATGACTCTGACCCTGCGCTATGCGGCCCACAGCGACCGCGGTCTGATCCGAGACGGTAATCAAGACTCCGTCTACGCCGGGCCGCGGCTACTCGCCGTTGCCGACGGCATGGGCGGCATGGCCGCCGGTGACGTCGCCAGCAACATCGTCATCGGTGCCATGGCGCCGCTCGACGAGGACGTCCCCGGGGACGCTCTCGTCGACGCGTTGCGTTCGGCCGTGGGCACCGCCAATCAACAACTCCGCGACACGGTGGACGCCAACCCACAGTTGGAGGGGATGGGCACCACGCTGACGGCGACCCTCTTCTCCGGCAGCAAGCTGGGGATGGTCCACATCGGCGACTCGCGGGCCTACCTGCTGCGCAAGGGCGAGTTCGCGCAGATCACCAAGGACGACACCTACGTCCAGATGCTCGTCGACGAGGGTCGGATCAGCGCCGAGGAGGCGAGCAGCCACCCGCAGCGGTCGCTGCTCACCCGGGCCCTGGACGGCCGGGACATCGACCCGGAGTACTCGGTGCGCCAGGTGCTGCCCGGCGACCGGTACCTGATCTGCAGCGACGGCCTCTCGGGCGTGGTCAGCGCCGAGACCATCGGCGAGACCCTGCGGGAGTACACCGACCCGCAGCAGTGCGTCGAGCGGCTGGTGCAGCTCGCGCTCCGGGGCGGTGGGCCGGACAACATCACGGTGATCATCGCCGACGCCACTGACCAGGACATCGTCGAGGCGACCCCGATCGTTGGCGGTGCCGCCGCCCGGGACCGGGGCATGGCCACCTCCGCCGACGTCTCCACCCCGGCCGCCCGGGCCTCGGCACTCTCCGCGCCGCGCCCGGCCGCGCCCGAGGAGCCGGCGCCGGCGGACGACGAGCAGGAGCGGCCGAAGCGCCGGCCCGTGCGGGCCACCGCCATGGCGCTGGCCCTGCTGGTGATCCTCGGCGGCGGGCTTTTCGCCGGATGGACCTACACCCAGCGGCAGTACTACGTGGGTGCCACCGAGGAGGGCCAGGTCGCCGTCTTCCGTGGCATCCAGGGTCAGGTCGCCGGGATGGACCTCTCCACCGTGCACCGCACCAGCGGTACCCGGCTGGACGACCTCACCGTGGCGGCGCAGGACACCGTCAAGGTGGGCATCCGGGCCAAGAGCGAGCCGGATGCCGAGCGCCAACTCGCCGAGTTGACCAGCGACACCCCGAGCAACCCCAACCTGAAGCCGCTCTGCCCGCCCGACCCGACGGCCGTGGTGGGCGGCACGCCGACGCCCGCGCCGACGCCCACGCCCACGCCGATCGCTACGACGCCGGCACCGAACGGCAGTCCCAGCGCCAAGGCGTCGGTGACCCCCAGCGGGGTCGTCAGCGCAAGCCCGACCACCGTTGCGACCGCCGCTGTCGGCGCGACCGGCCCGACCACCACACCCGACGCCACGCCCTCCGACTCGACCACGCCAGGGCTCGACCCGGCCGGTTGCCGGTCTCCCGAGTGA
- a CDS encoding FtsW/RodA/SpoVE family cell cycle protein: protein MTVAATPAPSPATTGGQSGVRLARSRRNAELSLLLLAMVLVAAYGATVEANLLDTVTPDFWMPAAALGAVFLGLHLVIRFLAPFADPALLPAVALLNGIGVGFLRRFDLGEAPVADRESLAIFAGIGGRQLAWTLGGVILAAGLLAIMRDHRSVSRYAYTLGLAGIVLVMLPAVLPSSISERNGAKLWIEVGSFSIQPGEFAKLALLVFFAYYLVRKREVLSLASRRFLGIDFPRGRDLGPVVVVWLISLLVLVFEKDLGTSLLYFGMFVVTLYIATERVSWLLIGLVLFFGGAYLAYLLGSTVGGPFANFYVRAEIWLDPFADPTDKGYQLVQGLLALGTGGLFGAGPGGGQPEILPEVENDFIFAGIGEEIGLFGLSALLVVYLLIVERGLRAALAVRDSFGKLLAGGLAFTLGLQVFVIVGGISGLIPLTGQTTPFLSAGGSSLMANWLLIAVLLRVSDGARRPVTGGGGKAVRPSGGPPEQLHGAPTEVIKP from the coding sequence GTGACCGTAGCGGCCACACCGGCACCCTCGCCCGCCACCACGGGCGGGCAGTCCGGCGTACGCCTGGCCCGGTCCCGGCGCAACGCCGAGCTGTCCCTGCTGCTGCTCGCCATGGTGCTGGTGGCCGCGTACGGGGCGACCGTCGAGGCGAACCTGCTGGACACGGTCACCCCGGACTTCTGGATGCCCGCCGCCGCGCTCGGCGCGGTCTTCCTCGGCCTGCACCTGGTCATCCGGTTCCTCGCCCCGTTCGCCGACCCGGCTCTGCTGCCGGCGGTGGCCCTGCTCAACGGCATCGGGGTGGGCTTCCTGCGCCGGTTCGACCTGGGCGAGGCGCCCGTGGCCGACCGGGAGAGCCTGGCCATCTTCGCCGGTATCGGCGGCCGCCAGCTGGCGTGGACGCTCGGCGGGGTGATCCTCGCCGCCGGCCTGCTCGCCATCATGCGTGACCACCGCTCGGTCTCCCGGTACGCGTACACCCTGGGCCTGGCCGGCATCGTGCTGGTGATGCTCCCGGCGGTACTGCCGTCGAGCATCTCCGAGAGAAACGGCGCCAAGCTGTGGATCGAGGTCGGCAGCTTCTCCATCCAGCCGGGTGAGTTCGCCAAGCTGGCGCTGCTGGTCTTCTTCGCCTACTACCTGGTGCGCAAGCGCGAGGTGCTGTCGCTGGCGAGCCGACGCTTCCTCGGCATCGACTTCCCGCGCGGGCGTGACCTCGGCCCGGTGGTTGTGGTCTGGCTGATCAGCCTCCTGGTGCTCGTGTTCGAGAAGGATCTCGGCACCTCGCTGCTCTACTTCGGCATGTTCGTGGTGACCCTCTACATCGCCACCGAACGCGTCAGCTGGCTGCTGATCGGCCTGGTCCTCTTCTTTGGCGGCGCGTACCTCGCCTACCTGCTCGGCTCGACGGTCGGTGGGCCGTTCGCCAACTTCTACGTGCGGGCGGAGATCTGGCTCGACCCGTTCGCCGACCCGACCGACAAGGGCTACCAGCTCGTGCAGGGCCTCCTCGCCCTAGGCACGGGCGGGCTCTTCGGCGCCGGGCCGGGCGGCGGTCAGCCGGAGATCCTGCCCGAGGTGGAGAACGACTTCATCTTCGCCGGCATCGGTGAGGAGATCGGTCTCTTCGGGCTCTCCGCACTGCTGGTCGTCTACCTGCTCATCGTGGAGCGGGGGCTGCGCGCCGCGCTCGCGGTACGGGACTCGTTCGGCAAGCTGCTCGCCGGTGGTCTCGCGTTCACCCTCGGCCTGCAGGTCTTCGTGATCGTCGGTGGGATCAGCGGGCTCATCCCGCTGACCGGTCAGACCACTCCGTTCCTGTCCGCCGGTGGTTCGTCGCTGATGGCGAACTGGCTGCTCATCGCGGTGCTGCTGCGGGTCTCGGACGGAGCCCGCCGACCGGTGACCGGAGGCGGCGGTAAGGCGGTCCGGCCCAGCGGTGGCCCGCCCGAGCAGCTGCACGGTGCTCCCACGGAGGTGATCAAGCCGTGA
- a CDS encoding peptidoglycan D,D-transpeptidase FtsI family protein gives MNAPLRRVGVVVMVLFGLLFANLNWIQAYKADEYRTSDYNGRVQVAEYERKRGNIEAGGTAVATSKETTGNLKFRRTYPSGAKYAHVLGYKPVNLADQGIERVENDFLAGTSDQLIGDRLKDMFTGDDTGGGNVLLTLSKRAQDVAYDQMRNNQEGVKKGAAIAIDPRTGAVQALVSMPSFDPNPLASHSTAEAAAAYNKLEQDPDGPLKNRALSETLPPGSTFKIVVAAAALENGIGTGTQIKAGPSYTPPTSGEPIRNAAPSICPQAQVSLLDAVTYSCNTGFAQLGVRLGADTIKEKARQFGFEQDDLTVGQLGEDGLRTAASRTGDMQNPDGSTDPAALAQSSIGQNNVRMTPLEGAMIAGAVANGGGQMRPYLVRQLLAPDRTTSYYTAKPRELRQPVNGQVAGDLRDMMVSVVEKGTGKSARINGYTVGGKTGTAQSAPDRPDHGWFIGFALDKNGTPVSAVCVVLEQAGSGGSAEAARIGGQIMRAAIADPGGR, from the coding sequence GTGAACGCACCCCTGCGCCGCGTCGGCGTCGTCGTCATGGTCCTGTTCGGCCTGCTCTTCGCGAACCTCAACTGGATCCAGGCTTACAAGGCCGACGAGTACCGCACCAGCGACTACAACGGCCGGGTTCAGGTCGCCGAGTACGAGCGCAAGCGCGGAAACATCGAGGCCGGCGGCACGGCAGTGGCCACCAGCAAGGAGACCACCGGCAACCTGAAGTTTCGGCGCACCTATCCCAGCGGCGCCAAGTACGCCCACGTGCTCGGCTACAAGCCGGTCAACCTGGCCGACCAGGGCATCGAGCGGGTGGAGAACGACTTCCTGGCCGGCACCAGCGACCAGTTGATCGGCGACCGGTTGAAGGACATGTTCACCGGCGACGACACCGGTGGCGGCAACGTGCTGCTCACGCTTTCGAAGCGGGCGCAGGACGTGGCGTACGACCAGATGCGCAACAACCAGGAGGGGGTGAAGAAGGGCGCGGCGATCGCCATCGACCCGCGCACCGGCGCGGTGCAGGCGCTGGTCTCCATGCCCAGCTTCGACCCGAACCCGCTGGCCAGCCACAGCACGGCCGAGGCGGCTGCGGCGTACAACAAGCTGGAGCAGGACCCGGACGGCCCGCTGAAGAACCGCGCTCTCTCCGAGACGCTGCCGCCGGGCTCCACCTTCAAGATCGTTGTGGCTGCGGCGGCGCTGGAGAACGGCATCGGCACGGGCACGCAGATCAAGGCCGGGCCGAGCTACACCCCGCCGACGTCCGGCGAGCCGATCCGGAACGCCGCCCCGTCGATCTGCCCGCAAGCTCAGGTCAGCCTGCTCGACGCGGTGACCTACTCGTGCAACACCGGTTTCGCGCAGCTCGGCGTGCGGCTCGGCGCCGACACCATCAAGGAGAAGGCGCGGCAGTTCGGCTTCGAGCAGGACGACCTCACCGTCGGACAGCTCGGCGAGGACGGGCTGCGTACGGCGGCCAGCCGGACCGGGGACATGCAGAACCCGGACGGCAGCACCGACCCGGCCGCACTGGCCCAGTCCTCGATCGGCCAGAACAACGTCCGGATGACCCCGCTGGAGGGCGCCATGATCGCCGGCGCGGTCGCCAACGGCGGTGGCCAGATGCGGCCGTACCTGGTCCGGCAGCTGCTCGCCCCGGACCGGACCACCAGCTACTACACCGCGAAGCCGCGGGAGCTGCGCCAGCCGGTCAACGGTCAGGTCGCCGGCGACCTGCGCGACATGATGGTCAGCGTGGTCGAGAAGGGCACCGGTAAGAGTGCCCGGATCAACGGCTACACGGTCGGTGGCAAGACCGGCACCGCGCAGTCCGCCCCGGACCGGCCCGACCACGGCTGGTTCATCGGCTTCGCCCTGGACAAGAACGGCACTCCGGTCTCCGCGGTCTGCGTCGTACTGGAGCAGGCCGGCAGCGGCGGCAGCGCCGAGGCGGCCCGGATCGGCGGTCAGATCATGCGGGCCGCCATCGCCGACCCGGGGGGCCGCTGA
- the pknB gene encoding Stk1 family PASTA domain-containing Ser/Thr kinase, which translates to MTAQARLLGGRYQVGELLGYGGMAEVHRGRDLRLGRDVAIKMLRTDLARDATFQMRFRREAQNAASLNHPAIVAVYDTGEETAPTGETLPFIVMEFVNGRTLKEVLGAEGRLQPRRALEICADMCAALEFSHRHGIIHRDIKPGNVMLTQTGQVKVMDFGIARALASGATTMTQTSAVIGTAQYLSPEQARGEAVDARSDVYAAGCVLFELVCGHPPFVGDSPVSVAYQHVRETPPTPSDINPDVNPAVDAIVLKALSKNPLNRYQSAGEMRADLLRAAAGRPVLATPVMREAETVAMAPAGGGGGYPPTAGGPQTRQIPARVGDPRQRKASSWLIATFSAVGVLAVIALVAALLWNQQKDNDLNPVPTLTGKTQDVAFAEIRNAGFQPQAGEQVLNATCEKDTVVRQIPEAGTELAANGTVTIQVCGGKPEVAIPADLRGSKYDSVKARLEGLGLRVKPKPVDDDESEGIVLEVSPSSGSRVAEGTEVTVTYSKGNVRGVPDVRGSSQKAAEEELKQAGYKVNVDLGELVPAAEAGKVTDQSPRPGAQLAQGKTVTIVVSQPEPVDETPSPPATPTPTPTVTPTPGDGNGGGSGWPFPPPPTRLNEE; encoded by the coding sequence ATGACAGCGCAGGCCCGCCTGCTCGGTGGCAGGTACCAGGTCGGCGAGCTGCTCGGCTACGGCGGCATGGCCGAGGTGCACCGCGGTCGTGATCTCCGGCTCGGTCGGGACGTCGCGATCAAGATGCTCCGCACCGACCTCGCCCGGGACGCGACGTTCCAGATGCGGTTCCGTCGGGAGGCGCAGAACGCCGCTTCGCTCAACCACCCGGCGATCGTGGCGGTCTACGACACCGGCGAGGAGACCGCGCCGACCGGTGAGACGCTGCCGTTCATCGTCATGGAGTTCGTCAACGGGCGGACCCTGAAGGAGGTGCTCGGCGCCGAGGGCCGGTTGCAGCCCCGCCGGGCGCTGGAAATCTGCGCCGACATGTGCGCGGCGCTGGAGTTCAGCCACCGGCACGGCATCATCCACCGGGACATCAAGCCGGGCAACGTCATGCTCACCCAGACCGGCCAGGTCAAGGTGATGGACTTCGGCATCGCCCGGGCGCTGGCCAGCGGCGCGACCACCATGACGCAGACCAGCGCGGTCATCGGCACGGCGCAGTACCTCTCCCCGGAGCAGGCGCGCGGCGAGGCCGTGGACGCCCGCTCCGACGTGTACGCGGCCGGGTGTGTGCTCTTCGAACTGGTCTGCGGGCACCCGCCGTTCGTCGGGGACAGCCCGGTCAGCGTCGCGTACCAGCACGTGCGGGAGACGCCGCCGACGCCGAGCGACATCAACCCGGACGTCAACCCCGCGGTCGACGCGATCGTGCTCAAGGCGCTGTCCAAGAACCCGCTCAACCGCTACCAGAGCGCCGGCGAGATGCGAGCCGACCTGCTCCGCGCCGCCGCGGGCCGTCCCGTGCTCGCCACCCCGGTGATGCGCGAGGCGGAGACCGTGGCGATGGCCCCGGCCGGTGGCGGGGGCGGCTATCCGCCCACCGCCGGTGGGCCGCAGACCCGCCAGATTCCGGCCCGGGTCGGCGACCCGCGCCAGCGCAAGGCGTCCTCCTGGCTGATCGCGACCTTCAGCGCGGTCGGTGTGCTGGCGGTGATCGCCCTGGTCGCCGCACTGCTCTGGAATCAGCAGAAGGACAACGACCTGAATCCGGTCCCCACCCTCACCGGCAAGACCCAGGACGTCGCCTTCGCCGAGATCCGCAACGCCGGATTCCAGCCGCAGGCGGGCGAGCAGGTACTGAACGCCACCTGCGAAAAGGACACCGTCGTCAGGCAGATTCCGGAGGCCGGGACGGAGCTGGCTGCGAACGGCACGGTGACCATCCAGGTGTGTGGTGGCAAGCCCGAGGTGGCAATCCCGGCCGACCTCCGCGGCTCGAAGTACGACTCGGTCAAGGCTCGGCTCGAGGGCCTGGGCTTGAGGGTCAAGCCCAAGCCGGTCGACGACGACGAGAGCGAGGGCATCGTCCTGGAGGTGTCGCCGTCCTCCGGGAGCCGGGTGGCCGAGGGCACCGAGGTGACGGTCACCTACTCCAAGGGCAACGTCCGTGGCGTGCCGGACGTTCGTGGTTCGTCGCAGAAGGCGGCCGAGGAGGAGTTGAAGCAGGCGGGTTACAAGGTCAACGTCGACCTCGGCGAGCTTGTGCCCGCAGCGGAGGCTGGCAAGGTGACCGATCAGAGCCCCAGGCCGGGCGCGCAGTTGGCCCAGGGGAAGACGGTGACGATCGTCGTCTCCCAGCCCGAGCCGGTGGACGAGACTCCGAGTCCGCCAGCGACCCCGACCCCGACCCCGACCGTCACGCCGACCCCCGGCGACGGCAACGGCGGCGGTTCCGGTTGGCCGTTCCCGCCGCCACCGACTCGGCTCAACGAGGAGTAG
- a CDS encoding SanA/YdcF family protein yields MTAAGASATDRPGREKRWRRRLTRAAALGLAALLLVSLPWLWTTIYARGHVYDEADAPAADVVIVLGTAVAADRRQPGDRLAGRLETAAELVNRGRARVVLVSGDGGGTSGDEPAVMTSYLTELGVDPRRVVADPFGLDTYDSCVRARDVYGVERALMVTQSYHVSRAVTLCRHLGLDVDGVNARCSGCGPALLVEKSVRDYFASGKAAWDAALGRPPAVSSPVDTAVQDALRG; encoded by the coding sequence GTGACCGCTGCCGGAGCCTCGGCCACCGATCGTCCGGGCCGCGAGAAGCGGTGGCGGCGGCGCCTGACCCGGGCCGCCGCCCTGGGGCTGGCAGCGCTGCTCCTCGTCAGTCTTCCCTGGCTGTGGACGACGATCTACGCGCGCGGCCACGTGTACGACGAGGCAGATGCGCCCGCCGCCGACGTCGTGATCGTCCTCGGCACCGCCGTGGCGGCGGATCGACGTCAACCGGGGGACCGGCTGGCCGGCCGCCTGGAGACCGCCGCCGAGTTGGTGAACAGAGGGCGGGCCCGGGTGGTCCTCGTGTCGGGCGACGGGGGTGGCACGTCGGGTGACGAGCCGGCGGTGATGACGTCGTACCTGACCGAGCTGGGTGTCGATCCGCGTCGCGTGGTGGCCGACCCGTTCGGCCTGGACACCTACGACAGCTGCGTCCGGGCACGCGACGTGTACGGCGTCGAGCGGGCCCTGATGGTGACCCAGTCCTACCACGTGTCCCGGGCCGTGACGCTGTGCCGACACCTCGGCCTCGACGTCGACGGAGTCAATGCCCGCTGCTCCGGTTGCGGCCCCGCCCTGCTGGTCGAGAAGTCGGTCCGGGACTACTTCGCCAGTGGCAAGGCGGCGTGGGACGCGGCCCTGGGCCGGCCGCCCGCGGTCAGCTCGCCCGTCGATACGGCGGTTCAGGACGCGTTGCGGGGCTGA
- a CDS encoding serine/threonine-protein kinase: protein MLSAGVQLGNRYRLDERIASGGMGDVWRGTDQVLGRTVAVKSLLPALLDDPDFAERFRGEARTMATINHPGVVDVYDFGNDQQIAFLVMEYVEGDALSSTLSRVGRLTPARTMALVAQAADALHAAHEKGIVHRDVKPGNLLVRPNGTLVLTDFGIARSDLVGQLTAAGSVLGTASYISPEQATGGVATPASDVYALGVVAYQCLAGRRPFEGDNPLDIAMRHVRETPRPLPADIPPQVRAVVERALAKDPAARWPSAAALAGVARQLKAALSQQARAGGHPGPVSAAPASPAAPGRAQVPSAQQLRPPGAPHRPPVAGQRPTAVAPAQQPRPTAVAPAVPHARPPVGPAGYPRGAAAVPPAPVRQEHQPAYARQAGPEPRRSRPGMVLLAILLAVLVLLCSGVISYNLRKQSQAGEPAALAPHTVTSGVLRLDGRDDATRTSYRLGVRLQPDDGGTTTSEGRQTR from the coding sequence ATGCTCAGCGCCGGCGTCCAGCTCGGCAACCGCTACCGTCTCGACGAGCGGATCGCCAGCGGCGGCATGGGCGACGTCTGGCGCGGCACCGACCAGGTGCTCGGCCGGACGGTCGCGGTGAAGAGCCTGCTCCCCGCGCTGCTCGACGACCCGGACTTCGCCGAGCGGTTCCGCGGCGAGGCTCGGACCATGGCCACCATCAACCACCCCGGCGTGGTGGACGTCTACGACTTCGGCAACGACCAGCAGATCGCCTTCCTGGTCATGGAGTACGTCGAGGGCGACGCCCTGTCGTCCACGCTGAGCCGGGTCGGCCGGCTCACCCCGGCCCGGACGATGGCACTGGTCGCGCAGGCCGCGGACGCGTTGCACGCCGCCCACGAGAAGGGCATCGTGCACCGCGACGTGAAGCCGGGCAACCTGCTGGTCCGGCCGAACGGCACGCTGGTCCTGACCGACTTCGGTATCGCCCGCTCCGACCTGGTCGGCCAGCTCACCGCCGCCGGCTCGGTGCTCGGCACCGCCTCGTACATCTCGCCCGAGCAGGCCACCGGCGGGGTCGCCACCCCGGCATCCGACGTCTACGCGCTCGGCGTGGTCGCCTACCAGTGCCTGGCCGGGCGGCGACCGTTCGAGGGCGACAACCCGCTCGACATCGCCATGCGGCACGTCCGGGAGACACCCCGACCGTTGCCGGCGGACATCCCGCCGCAGGTGCGGGCGGTGGTGGAACGGGCGTTGGCCAAGGACCCGGCCGCCCGCTGGCCCAGCGCCGCCGCCCTCGCCGGGGTCGCCCGCCAGCTCAAGGCCGCACTCTCCCAGCAGGCCAGGGCCGGTGGCCACCCCGGGCCGGTCTCCGCGGCGCCGGCCTCGCCCGCCGCACCCGGCCGGGCCCAGGTGCCGTCCGCGCAGCAGCTTCGCCCGCCGGGCGCCCCGCACCGACCGCCGGTCGCCGGGCAGCGGCCGACCGCCGTCGCGCCGGCCCAGCAGCCCCGCCCCACCGCCGTCGCGCCGGCGGTCCCGCACGCGCGCCCGCCCGTCGGCCCCGCCGGCTACCCGCGCGGTGCCGCCGCGGTGCCGCCGGCACCGGTCCGGCAGGAGCATCAGCCGGCGTACGCCCGGCAGGCCGGCCCGGAGCCGCGCCGGTCCCGGCCCGGGATGGTGCTCCTCGCCATCCTGCTGGCTGTACTGGTTCTGCTTTGCTCCGGCGTGATTTCCTACAACCTGCGGAAGCAGTCGCAAGCCGGTGAACCCGCTGCGCTGGCTCCGCACACCGTGACGTCCGGCGTGCTGCGGCTCGACGGACGCGACGATGCGACCCGGACGTCGTACCGTCTTGGGGTACGGCTCCAGCCGGACGACGGCGGGACGACGACGAGCGAAGGACGACAGACGCGATGA
- a CDS encoding aminodeoxychorismate/anthranilate synthase component II gives MRVLVIDNYDSFVFNLVQYLGQLGVDCEVRRNDEIDVAEVGRVGAAGILLSPGPGSPDRAGICLDVIREYAGQLPIFGVCLGHQAIGEAFGATVTRAPELLHGKTSEVRHQSVGVLAGLPDPFTATRYHSLAVLPETLPDELEVTGWTGSGVVMAMRHRTLPIEGVQFHPESVLTEGGHLMLANWLAGCGHPEALERAPELAAEVDARRRAAFVTA, from the coding sequence ATGCGCGTCCTGGTGATCGACAACTACGACTCGTTCGTCTTCAACCTGGTGCAGTATCTGGGCCAGCTCGGGGTGGACTGCGAGGTCCGCCGCAACGACGAGATCGACGTCGCCGAGGTGGGCAGGGTGGGCGCGGCCGGCATCCTGCTCTCGCCGGGGCCGGGCAGTCCCGACCGCGCCGGCATCTGCCTGGACGTCATCCGGGAGTACGCGGGCCAGCTGCCCATCTTCGGCGTCTGCCTCGGCCACCAGGCGATCGGCGAGGCGTTCGGGGCGACCGTCACCCGCGCGCCCGAGCTGCTGCACGGCAAGACCTCCGAGGTGCGGCACCAGTCGGTCGGCGTGCTCGCCGGTCTGCCGGACCCGTTCACCGCCACCCGCTACCACTCGCTGGCCGTACTGCCCGAGACGCTCCCCGACGAGCTTGAGGTCACCGGCTGGACCGGTTCCGGAGTGGTGATGGCGATGCGGCACCGTACGCTGCCGATCGAGGGCGTGCAGTTCCACCCGGAGTCGGTGCTCACCGAGGGCGGCCACCTGATGCTCGCCAACTGGCTGGCCGGCTGCGGTCACCCGGAGGCGCTGGAGCGGGCCCCGGAGCTGGCCGCCGAGGTCGATGCCCGCCGCCGCGCCGCCTTCGTCACCGCCTGA
- a CDS encoding class E sortase, translating into MPPAGRADHFPRTDRPAQPGAGRPDPQRTPGQPGTGAPPRWPGAAPGGLGPHGGPGHSPAATPGRPTAPEQGPVRPAAPGTASIRPPAPPSAPAARPPAGGGTPGLPGANPIHPGPPGGTPTRPPAPGPSTRPATPGTPTAAGVEAPTAFIPKVGAGPARATGSPAAPAGPDRTADPGATALIPAVPAGPSSRPPAMDSTALMGAVPRTATTDDPAGADDSPAEPPRPRRGERVVQLRPHQTGEGYKSVYSELTRPSFASRLRTGIRVTGEVLITFGLVVLLFAGYEVWGKSAIVDAHQNDLSQQLAQAWGPTDDPTVAPSATPSVKPSPPVRGKPIAGLYIPKLDKNWVVVEGVTQADIRYAPGHYPTSALPGQVGNFSVAGHRNRATFWRLDELNDGDAIVVEGKTDWYVYRVSQSRIVKPTQVEVVAPVPGQPDKKPTKRMLTLTTCNPKFDNYQRLIIHAELDRTQPKSAGRPAELGG; encoded by the coding sequence ATGCCGCCGGCCGGCCGCGCCGACCACTTCCCGCGCACCGACCGCCCGGCCCAGCCGGGCGCCGGTCGGCCCGACCCACAACGGACCCCGGGTCAACCGGGCACCGGAGCGCCTCCGCGCTGGCCCGGCGCCGCGCCGGGCGGGTTGGGCCCGCACGGCGGGCCCGGGCATTCCCCCGCTGCCACCCCCGGCCGACCGACCGCACCCGAGCAGGGACCGGTCCGGCCGGCCGCCCCCGGCACCGCCTCCATCCGGCCGCCGGCGCCGCCCAGTGCCCCGGCCGCCCGTCCGCCGGCCGGCGGCGGCACGCCGGGTCTGCCCGGTGCCAACCCGATCCACCCGGGTCCGCCCGGCGGAACGCCGACCCGGCCGCCCGCCCCCGGCCCTTCGACCCGGCCGGCGACTCCGGGCACCCCGACCGCTGCAGGTGTGGAAGCGCCCACCGCGTTCATCCCCAAGGTCGGCGCCGGGCCCGCACGGGCCACCGGCTCCCCGGCTGCTCCGGCCGGGCCGGACCGCACCGCCGACCCGGGCGCGACGGCGCTGATCCCGGCCGTGCCCGCCGGGCCGTCGTCCCGGCCACCGGCCATGGACTCCACGGCGCTGATGGGTGCCGTCCCCCGCACGGCGACCACCGACGACCCGGCCGGCGCCGACGACAGTCCCGCCGAGCCACCGCGGCCCCGACGCGGCGAGCGGGTGGTCCAGCTCCGGCCGCACCAGACCGGCGAGGGCTACAAGAGCGTCTACTCGGAGCTCACCCGCCCCTCGTTCGCCTCCCGACTGCGCACCGGCATCCGGGTCACCGGCGAGGTCCTGATCACCTTTGGCCTGGTGGTGCTGCTCTTCGCGGGCTACGAGGTCTGGGGCAAGTCGGCCATCGTCGACGCCCACCAGAACGACCTCAGCCAGCAACTCGCCCAGGCGTGGGGCCCGACCGACGACCCTACGGTGGCCCCGTCGGCCACCCCGAGCGTCAAACCGTCACCGCCGGTGCGCGGCAAGCCGATCGCCGGCCTCTACATCCCCAAGCTCGACAAGAACTGGGTGGTGGTCGAGGGCGTCACCCAGGCCGACATCCGGTACGCCCCGGGCCACTACCCGACCAGCGCGCTGCCCGGACAGGTCGGCAACTTCTCGGTCGCCGGTCACCGCAACCGGGCCACCTTCTGGCGGCTGGACGAGCTGAACGACGGCGACGCGATCGTGGTCGAGGGCAAGACCGACTGGTACGTCTACCGGGTGTCGCAGTCCCGGATCGTCAAGCCGACGCAGGTCGAGGTGGTGGCGCCGGTCCCCGGTCAACCGGACAAGAAGCCGACCAAGCGGATGCTCACCCTGACCACCTGCAACCCGAAGTTCGACAACTACCAGCGCCTGATCATCCACGCCGAGCTGGACCGGACCCAACCCAAGTCGGCGGGCCGCCCGGCGGAGCTGGGAGGCTGA